The Providencia sp. PROV188 genome includes a region encoding these proteins:
- a CDS encoding TcfC E-set like domain-containing protein, with translation MRKSVIALSILSIFFSNTIHASEMKSIKIGGYIIPPAFVSALEEGMSVPVFLRLSDDAKKNQSEDKIADAVIVIDQGKIKLSSIHLIDSTQGPQLNSLLVDKIENKQDAIFDDNNGIVIDNNAVLKLNISSFNLSLDVDKSAFTPKTHARHSVLGDSSVNSLSAVANYDLGVFQSQVKNAKNSSSSYFNLDALFAAAEHHFNINASAYSIGKSNASVELYRAMYERDFNGLRVALGLMSTWNLQSIASLTALSSSKIYAVTIGNNSASVVNNKQQSLTPIYAFLNSPGEVRIYRQGKLLNIQNFPMGNFEVDTSTLPFGIYDVTIETVVDGKVVTTQNQTINKSLGAIGGNFDKLNWEMYGGYVDFDKRNYVRGEDRHSQAPEKSYLAGASFAYNFPVLSGIRFQMSNYGFDKFLVQETSINASINNYISVSWQGMLENHGSHRNIGTISVSIPEGYGSFWASRERTVVEGDLPLYDADNYSYGATVNFDKIIDRAGSFTISNTKDRRVGSDSINYEYANTLFSGRYGTVGLRAGVQRYHYDNQNSTNEKYVNLDFSLPLSTWLSTGVSSTNGNMKANIYANKSFENSPITNAGISVSKLVRDKDNGESDFSTLAYASYDMKYNSGTVTINRPDGDRLNGNLTSRGSVAYSNGMITPSGNQGKSGVIINSEIQGAGSMVAKVNGQNYPISGKNTFIPLSPYSDYDIQLMNDGKSKDSFDIVSGRNKSVTLYPGNIAFYQPEVRQLVTVFGRLKSPDGEYIKYASIRNHIGRTKTDKNGEFSMDVDVRYPVISLLQEDEKTICEADLNLQGARGALWVGEVTCEPQEALAKR, from the coding sequence ATGCGTAAGAGTGTTATTGCTTTATCAATATTAAGCATTTTTTTTTCAAACACCATTCATGCTAGTGAGATGAAGAGTATTAAAATTGGTGGTTACATTATTCCTCCGGCATTTGTGAGTGCATTGGAAGAAGGAATGTCTGTGCCTGTTTTTCTACGATTAAGTGATGATGCTAAAAAAAACCAAAGCGAAGATAAAATCGCGGATGCAGTTATTGTCATTGACCAAGGTAAAATTAAGTTATCGAGTATTCACCTCATTGACAGTACGCAAGGTCCACAACTGAATAGTTTGTTAGTTGATAAAATTGAAAATAAACAAGATGCCATTTTTGATGATAACAATGGTATTGTTATCGACAATAATGCAGTGCTGAAATTAAATATTTCGTCATTCAATTTATCATTAGATGTTGATAAATCTGCATTTACACCGAAAACTCACGCAAGGCATTCTGTATTAGGTGATTCATCCGTTAATTCACTTTCAGCAGTGGCAAACTATGATTTAGGTGTATTCCAAAGTCAGGTAAAAAATGCAAAAAATAGCTCCAGTAGCTATTTCAATTTAGACGCGTTATTTGCCGCAGCAGAGCACCATTTTAATATTAATGCATCGGCTTATAGCATCGGTAAATCCAATGCAAGTGTTGAATTATACCGAGCGATGTATGAGCGTGACTTTAATGGGCTGCGTGTCGCATTGGGTTTAATGAGTACGTGGAATTTACAATCCATTGCGAGCTTAACTGCGTTGAGTAGCAGCAAAATTTATGCGGTCACTATCGGGAATAACTCCGCGAGTGTGGTCAATAATAAACAGCAGTCACTGACCCCTATTTATGCCTTCTTAAATAGCCCTGGCGAAGTTCGTATTTATCGTCAAGGTAAGCTTCTTAACATCCAAAACTTCCCAATGGGTAACTTTGAGGTAGACACCAGTACACTGCCTTTTGGTATTTATGACGTCACTATCGAAACGGTTGTTGATGGGAAAGTGGTCACCACTCAAAATCAAACCATCAATAAATCCTTAGGGGCAATCGGAGGAAACTTCGACAAACTGAATTGGGAAATGTACGGGGGCTATGTTGATTTCGATAAAAGGAATTATGTCCGTGGTGAAGATCGTCATAGCCAAGCTCCAGAGAAAAGTTATTTAGCGGGCGCGTCATTCGCCTATAACTTCCCCGTGCTGTCGGGGATACGCTTCCAGATGTCAAACTATGGTTTTGATAAATTCCTAGTTCAAGAAACGAGCATCAACGCGTCGATTAATAACTACATTTCGGTTTCTTGGCAGGGCATGCTGGAAAACCACGGCAGCCATCGCAACATTGGGACAATTTCTGTCAGTATTCCTGAAGGCTATGGTTCCTTTTGGGCATCACGAGAGCGAACGGTGGTCGAAGGGGATTTACCGCTTTACGATGCGGATAACTATTCCTATGGCGCAACAGTTAACTTCGACAAGATTATTGATAGGGCGGGTTCATTCACGATCAGTAATACCAAAGACCGTCGCGTAGGCAGTGATTCAATTAACTACGAATATGCGAATACGCTGTTTTCTGGACGCTATGGAACAGTTGGACTCAGAGCCGGTGTGCAGCGTTATCACTATGACAATCAAAACAGTACCAACGAAAAATATGTGAATCTGGACTTCTCATTACCGCTGTCTACGTGGTTAAGCACGGGCGTTTCTTCCACGAATGGCAACATGAAAGCCAATATTTATGCCAACAAGAGTTTTGAAAACTCGCCGATCACCAATGCGGGAATTTCAGTCTCTAAGTTAGTGCGTGACAAAGATAATGGCGAATCAGATTTTTCGACGCTGGCTTACGCCTCTTATGACATGAAATATAACTCGGGCACCGTTACGATTAACCGACCGGATGGTGACCGACTGAACGGTAACTTAACCTCTCGCGGGTCGGTGGCTTATAGCAACGGCATGATCACACCAAGCGGCAATCAAGGAAAATCAGGGGTAATTATTAATTCTGAGATTCAAGGCGCCGGTAGCATGGTGGCAAAAGTGAATGGGCAAAATTACCCAATTAGCGGAAAAAATACCTTTATTCCATTGTCACCGTATTCAGATTACGACATCCAGTTAATGAACGACGGGAAGTCAAAAGACAGTTTTGACATTGTCTCTGGACGCAATAAATCCGTCACGCTGTATCCCGGCAATATCGCGTTTTATCAACCTGAGGTTCGTCAGTTGGTCACGGTGTTTGGACGGCTTAAATCACCAGATGGTGAATACATAAAATATGCCTCGATTCGTAACCATATAGGGCGAACAAAAACCGATAAAAATGGGGAGTTCTCCATGGACGTTGATGTGCGCTATCCCGTAATTTCGTTATTGCAAGAAGATGAGAAAACGATCTGCGAAGCCGATTTAAACCTACAAGGCGCACGCGGTGCTTTATGGGTCGGTGAGGTGACTTGTGAGCCTCAAGAAGCATTAGCAAAACGCTAA
- a CDS encoding fimbrial protein codes for MRVLSTSALCFSLAVLTSNALAATAPLQEYVIVENQIDNEFFIVANRVDPRFSGSNVFTKYQRNSQLSLGYMGYTGTPFSSTYNIGDIWLENSPVNQPFVGNRCMTNNRNCPATSYWSAQQLRDNGAYKIQQTGTPGESGYSRPIFSESFYRWIAELPPGTEYTFDLRTCTSRDDYDLSNSTCMTSGGRTSTQQHYIPTNKKGNIILKGTGALQEVFVDSNGNPTVGLGSNFCTTGIVGNVSGVICQLVELETKGSSISGSFTVRMYIDHQKLGLTAAPRAALIQYKGSNSTRWTNWSSTTNMSEIFNNGSNFIEVFLSNTYLKSIVDASPNSSVTLADSVYTFAFQSPLPQSGFYEFTPSNYLIIKPRDYGISIIPADFNPNQSKTGKVGNEEPPIEFNYIVTTSGPRQADSITAKVEGPSTTLKGQSYCLFSSNDDKFKVPFSAYLSFKNHTGSLESYRASCDSNEISLKNALWEETPWARPNEDLGSFYRTNLDLLFPMNEANSFFTLDGIDWLGTVSASGTVTVKAIWTGPDIQ; via the coding sequence ATGCGAGTATTATCGACATCAGCACTCTGTTTTTCACTGGCGGTACTCACGTCAAATGCATTGGCAGCGACAGCACCATTGCAGGAATACGTCATTGTTGAGAACCAGATTGATAACGAATTTTTTATCGTTGCCAACAGGGTTGACCCTCGCTTTTCTGGATCCAACGTTTTTACTAAATATCAACGAAATAGCCAATTAAGCTTAGGCTATATGGGGTATACCGGTACCCCTTTTAGCTCGACCTATAATATAGGGGATATTTGGCTAGAAAACTCCCCTGTAAACCAACCATTTGTGGGGAACCGTTGTATGACAAACAACCGAAATTGTCCTGCGACATCCTATTGGTCAGCTCAACAACTTCGGGATAATGGTGCATATAAAATTCAGCAAACAGGAACACCAGGAGAGTCCGGATACTCTAGACCCATTTTTTCTGAATCATTTTACCGTTGGATTGCAGAATTACCGCCGGGAACCGAATACACGTTTGATTTAAGAACTTGTACGAGTCGAGATGATTATGACCTGAGTAATTCGACCTGTATGACCAGCGGCGGGCGAACCTCGACTCAGCAGCATTATATTCCAACGAATAAAAAGGGAAATATTATCCTGAAGGGAACGGGGGCTTTGCAGGAAGTCTTCGTGGATAGTAACGGCAACCCAACGGTTGGGTTGGGCTCAAACTTCTGTACTACGGGAATTGTTGGAAACGTTTCTGGCGTTATTTGTCAGCTCGTTGAATTGGAAACGAAAGGTTCATCGATCAGTGGGTCATTTACCGTCCGTATGTATATCGATCACCAAAAATTGGGTCTGACGGCGGCGCCTAGAGCTGCATTAATCCAATATAAAGGGAGTAACAGTACCCGTTGGACTAACTGGTCATCAACCACCAATATGTCGGAAATATTTAATAACGGCTCGAATTTTATTGAAGTGTTCCTATCGAATACATATTTGAAATCCATTGTTGATGCGTCTCCTAACTCGAGCGTGACCTTGGCGGATAGTGTTTATACGTTTGCTTTTCAATCTCCACTGCCTCAATCAGGGTTCTATGAGTTTACTCCATCGAACTATCTGATTATTAAACCTCGAGATTATGGGATCAGTATTATCCCTGCCGACTTTAACCCGAATCAATCGAAAACCGGGAAAGTGGGTAATGAAGAGCCGCCAATTGAATTTAATTATATTGTGACGACCAGCGGACCAAGGCAGGCAGATTCAATCACCGCCAAAGTGGAAGGTCCAAGCACCACGCTAAAAGGGCAATCGTACTGCTTATTTAGCTCAAATGATGACAAATTCAAAGTGCCATTTTCAGCGTATTTGTCATTTAAAAATCACACGGGAAGCTTAGAGTCTTACCGAGCCAGTTGCGATAGCAATGAAATTTCCCTCAAAAATGCGCTATGGGAAGAGACGCCGTGGGCAAGACCAAATGAAGATTTAGGTTCCTTTTATCGAACCAATTTAGACCTGCTATTCCCAATGAATGAGGCGAATTCTTTCTTCACGTTAGATGGCATTGATTGGCTAGGGACAGTCTCAGCAAGCGGAACGGTGACAGTAAAAGCCATCTGGACAGGGCCCGATATTCAATAA
- a CDS encoding fimbrial protein — MKLNSLLKFLLLCTLFSFNASVHALYINSDISSMESDKEFFSKPYINDTKKTNLYNFSAYQIDKPGSHEQGRAIHNGEIIFTPLKKILLPGEQEFFKIFYRGTADNQERYYKIIISETPLEMQNDHEERKQPLFYPTVSLETYFVVRPKQPDFKYTLDQNAGILKNTGNTYFRVLLHNNCDAEDDTEPYVLYLLPNQTYQDARLTKKSRKYIVIFDKYYAVGNCE; from the coding sequence ATGAAACTCAATTCTTTGCTGAAATTCTTATTACTATGCACACTGTTTTCGTTTAATGCTAGCGTTCATGCGCTTTACATTAATTCGGATATCTCTTCGATGGAGTCCGATAAAGAATTTTTTTCTAAGCCCTATATTAACGATACGAAAAAGACCAATTTATATAATTTTAGCGCGTATCAAATTGATAAACCGGGCAGCCATGAACAAGGGCGAGCCATTCATAATGGGGAAATTATCTTTACCCCACTGAAGAAAATTTTATTACCAGGAGAGCAGGAATTCTTTAAAATTTTTTATCGCGGAACCGCGGATAACCAAGAGCGCTATTACAAAATCATCATTAGTGAAACGCCGCTTGAAATGCAAAATGATCATGAGGAACGTAAACAGCCGCTGTTTTACCCAACGGTCAGTTTAGAAACGTACTTCGTCGTGAGACCCAAACAGCCTGATTTTAAATATACGCTCGACCAAAATGCAGGCATTTTGAAAAACACGGGGAATACCTACTTTAGAGTGCTTTTGCATAACAATTGTGATGCAGAGGATGATACTGAGCCTTACGTCCTTTACTTGCTACCTAATCAAACGTATCAAGATGCACGTTTAACCAAGAAAAGTCGCAAGTACATTGTGATTTTTGATAAATATTACGCTGTAGGTAACTGTGAGTAA
- a CDS encoding fimbrial protein translates to MNKTLPFCFLFMLMSGYPLHTVADEILPDTVLSISLDIVNITCDINDGKGFNKIVDFDVINETDLLAGKQPAVKTQFIVDCNKSGFKPNNIDIKVYPGAQGALNNGVGGELKTNLSGVGIYLSWMDKSPIDLSGKNQRFSANGNNQFDISFFAKPYAQSPSVEKGIMKSSVIISALYK, encoded by the coding sequence ATGAATAAAACACTTCCCTTCTGCTTTCTTTTCATGCTGATGAGTGGCTACCCTTTGCATACCGTTGCCGATGAAATTTTACCCGACACGGTTCTGAGCATCTCGCTAGATATCGTCAATATCACTTGCGATATTAATGATGGGAAAGGCTTCAATAAAATTGTCGATTTCGATGTGATCAATGAAACCGATTTACTTGCAGGAAAACAACCTGCTGTAAAAACGCAATTTATTGTGGATTGCAATAAAAGTGGCTTTAAGCCTAATAACATAGATATTAAAGTTTATCCTGGTGCTCAAGGGGCTCTGAATAATGGTGTTGGTGGTGAGTTGAAAACCAACTTATCTGGTGTTGGAATTTATTTATCTTGGATGGATAAGAGTCCTATTGATTTATCTGGAAAAAACCAACGATTCAGTGCTAATGGTAATAACCAATTTGATATTAGCTTTTTTGCCAAGCCATATGCTCAATCACCAAGTGTCGAAAAAGGTATCATGAAAAGCAGCGTTATTATTAGTGCGCTCTACAAATAA